The following are from one region of the Moritella sp. 24 genome:
- the nrdR gene encoding transcriptional regulator NrdR — MFCPFCSATETKVIDSRLVAEGHQVRRRRECAKCHERFTTFETAELVMPRIIKTDDKREPFNEDKLVNGIYRALEKRPVAAEQIELGINQIKSSLRATGEREVESSFLGELVMDVLKKLDKVAYVRFASVYRSFEDVKEFNEEIAKLDK, encoded by the coding sequence ATGTTCTGTCCATTTTGTTCTGCGACTGAAACTAAAGTTATCGACTCTCGTCTTGTGGCTGAAGGCCATCAAGTACGTCGCCGCCGTGAGTGTGCGAAATGTCATGAACGTTTTACTACCTTTGAAACTGCAGAATTAGTTATGCCACGTATCATTAAAACAGATGATAAACGTGAACCATTTAACGAAGATAAATTGGTTAATGGTATTTATCGCGCGCTAGAAAAACGCCCGGTTGCCGCAGAGCAAATTGAACTCGGTATTAATCAGATCAAATCGAGTTTAAGAGCGACAGGTGAGCGTGAAGTTGAATCTAGTTTCCTTGGCGAACTCGTTATGGATGTATTAAAAAAACTCGATAAAGTAGCTTATGTACGTTTTGCTTCTGTTTATCGTTCTTTTGAAGATGTAAAAGAATTTAATGAAGAAATCGCAAAGCTCGACAAATAA
- a CDS encoding DUF4124 domain-containing protein: MMLNSIGNYKRLILALVCGSMSYSTFAKVYSWRDADGAMHYSQFPRQIVEKNAAQSRASRQQADMNDVVNDLAVTKGNNLLDGLDDIVANANVERQVEKVLTRRDPQLVLIEQQLARQQAEQRALTIAKQDAIAKEKALVVANNMTELNQKPTKQKRPVNSFMAGIHKRAYGSVTKAGDLAQPIVPSTLASTQVQTLSVIEHVEPTRKRQDSNKFLAQIQNKLKRNKQIEITPVPKVMKTIDIANAKSLESPKIESRAKAIQQPEANYILDPVEASMVSSAMVAVNTPLVEQAEQVGVLPTITEPHAVVDVASQTQVKPNNAFLAGIKKKLNRSDNVDRVSDAVVLASKTKAISIKPQVTQEQVQNKFLAEINKKLFRAKLGSDVTPTTTHVKTVQTTRTKASHTTTAKNKALMQSADQIKAIESEISSSSDESHKVKSPAVKQVSSALMLSRLSYNSNARLPLLGAGTNQLDRQGIEASSQFVNEVNRSAE; this comes from the coding sequence ATGATGCTGAATTCAATCGGTAATTATAAACGCTTAATATTAGCGTTAGTCTGTGGCTCGATGAGCTATTCAACGTTTGCTAAAGTATACAGTTGGCGCGATGCTGATGGTGCGATGCATTATAGTCAGTTTCCACGTCAAATAGTGGAGAAAAATGCAGCACAAAGTCGTGCAAGTCGTCAACAAGCCGATATGAATGATGTCGTTAACGATTTGGCGGTGACTAAAGGTAACAACTTACTGGATGGCCTTGATGATATTGTAGCGAACGCAAATGTTGAGCGCCAAGTTGAAAAGGTGCTCACACGTCGTGATCCTCAACTTGTATTAATTGAGCAACAATTAGCACGCCAGCAAGCAGAACAGCGAGCGTTGACTATTGCTAAGCAAGACGCCATCGCAAAAGAAAAAGCGCTTGTTGTTGCAAATAACATGACAGAGCTCAATCAAAAACCAACTAAGCAAAAGCGACCTGTTAATAGCTTTATGGCGGGGATCCATAAACGTGCCTACGGTTCTGTAACAAAAGCAGGCGATTTAGCTCAACCGATTGTACCTTCTACGCTTGCATCGACACAGGTTCAGACATTAAGCGTCATTGAGCATGTTGAACCTACGCGAAAAAGACAAGATTCAAACAAATTCTTAGCGCAAATTCAAAATAAATTAAAACGTAATAAGCAGATAGAAATAACACCAGTACCTAAAGTGATGAAAACCATTGATATTGCTAACGCTAAATCGCTTGAATCTCCGAAAATCGAAAGTAGAGCTAAAGCAATCCAGCAACCAGAAGCTAATTATATTCTTGATCCCGTTGAAGCATCTATGGTTTCTTCTGCGATGGTAGCTGTTAATACACCGTTAGTTGAACAGGCCGAGCAAGTTGGAGTATTACCAACGATTACCGAACCTCACGCTGTTGTGGACGTGGCTAGCCAAACTCAAGTTAAACCTAATAATGCTTTCTTAGCAGGTATTAAAAAGAAATTAAACCGTTCTGATAACGTGGATAGAGTGTCTGACGCTGTAGTCCTTGCCAGCAAAACGAAAGCTATTAGCATCAAGCCGCAGGTAACTCAGGAACAAGTGCAAAATAAATTTTTAGCTGAAATTAATAAAAAATTATTCCGTGCAAAACTTGGATCGGATGTAACGCCAACGACTACGCATGTTAAAACAGTTCAAACGACGCGAACGAAAGCAAGTCACACTACGACAGCTAAAAATAAAGCGTTAATGCAGAGCGCTGATCAAATTAAAGCGATCGAAAGTGAGATTAGTAGCAGTAGCGACGAGTCTCATAAGGTGAAGTCACCTGCTGTAAAGCAAGTGAGCTCGGCCTTAATGCTGAGTCGATTAAGTTATAATAGCAATGCACGTCTACCGTTATTGGGTGCAGGAACAAATCAACTCGACAGACAAGGTATTGAAGCATCAAGTCAGTTTGTAAACGAAGTCAATCGTAGCGCTGAATAA